CCCGCTATTGATTGCATGGGCCTGTGTGCTTTCCGCATCCTTATGCTTTGCCGTTTTGTTCGCGATGCCCCGTTTTGCGAATGCGGATTTAAGTTGGGCTCAAATTGCATTTGTTCGCTACCTTGGCGGTTTTGTCTGCGTAACTTTCTATGGGCTGATTTCCGGCAGGTGGCGGCGACAGGTGACCCGGAATTATTGGCATATCCATGTGCCCAGGGCTTTGTTCGGGATCGGGACGGTTGGTTGCATCGTCTATGCCACACGGTCACTGGCTTATTCCGATGCGATTGCGGTCGGTTTCTCGAAGGGTGGTTTTGTCCTGCTTTTTTCCGCTCTGCTGCTGAGGGAGGCGGTAGGAGCGGTGAGATGTGTTGGCCTATGCCTCAGTTTTGCGGGGGCGCTCGTAATCTTATCCAACGAGCAGGGCGGTCTTTCAATGGACATTTTTTCCGGAGCTGGTGGGATCGCGTTGCTTGGCGCCATATTTATGGCGGGTGAAGTCGTATTGTTGAAAATGGCGACATTGAAAGACAATGCGCTTGGTATGCTTGCCTGGGTAAACGGCACAGGGATGATCGTTGCGTTGTGCCTGTCGCTGCCGGACGGGATGCCGGATATGAATTGGTCGCTTCTACCGGTGATCCTGATGGGGCCGATTGCCGTCTTTGGACAGATGTTGAACTACTTCGGGCATCGGCAGGCAGATGCGTCTTTCCTGGCGCCTCTGGGCTATACAACAATTGTCTATTCCATTGTCATTGGCTGGGTGGCGTTTTCAGAAAGCCTGTCCTTTGTGGGGGCGGTCGGCGCATTTCTTGTCATCGCAGGCGGGGCGATTTCGGCGCGTACCCCGTTAAACACTCTGGTATCACCGGTGCGGATCGGACGAGTATGAGGCTGGTTGAGCGCAGTATCTTAATGGTAGAAATAATGCTAATTATTCAATTAGATTATTTTTCCTTGCTCCGTTAGTATCCTTCAATCCCACATCCACCTACGCGCATTTGGTGGGTGCGGCCGTAACGGGCCGTCTTTGTGGGGGGATTCCCCAAATCTCGGATTAATGCCGGGACAGAAGCGCCTCAAGTGTTGAGGCGCTTCTGTTGTGTATGGCAGGATTATTTACTCAGGCCCGTGTCGCCGGGGTATAAGTGTTTCCCTGGATGGGGCCGATATGTTCAGGGCTGGGCAGGCTTTATCTTCTTGTTCTTCGGTGGAAACCCTATGTTGCCGCAAATCGAAGAAAAATGTCCATTTTTTGTTAGAATTGTCCGGTCGAAACTCGTAAAAACCGGGCAGGAATGAATGACGATTGGGGCAGGCAAAATGTTTACCGGAATTGTGTCGGACATCGGTCAGATCAGCGGTGTCGAAAAACGGGGCGACACACGCTTTGTTATCGAGACTTCGTATGACCCGGATACCATTGATCTTGGGGCGTCCATCGCTTGTTCCGGCGTCTGTCTGACAGTTGTCGAAAAGGGAACGGACGATGCCGGACAAAACTGGTTTGCGGTTGATGCCTCTGAAGAAACATTAAGCCTGTCTTCTTGCCGCAACTGGGATATCGGCACCAAGGTCAATCTGGAACGGGCATTGCGGTTGGGCGATGAACTGGGCGGCCACTTTGTTCTGGGCCATGTTGACGGATTGGCCAAAATCGCATCGCGTGAAGCAGAAGGCGATAGCCATCGCTTCACCTTTGAGGTGCCCAAAGACCTGATGAAGTTTATTGCGCCCAAGGGATCGGTGGTCCTGAACGGTGTGTCGTTGACAATCAACGAAATCTACACCCCTGAAACCGGTCAGAATTTTGTTGGATTTGGGGTTAATATCATCCCTCACACCGCAGAACATACCACCTTTGGCGACGCAAAACCGGGTGATCCGGTAAATATCGAAGTCGACTCAATGGCGCGCTATGTTGCGCGTCTCATGGAACATAAGGACTGAGTGCCGTGGCTGACAAAGTAAGTTTGAAGACCGTATCCAAACAGGATGTAGAGCGCGCGGCAGAAGACCTGGCATTCCTGTCGCCGATTGAAGATATTATTGAAGACGCGCGAAATGGACGCATGTTCATTCTGGTCGATGACGAAGATCGTGAGAATGAAGGCGATCTTGTCATCCCCGCCCAGATGGCAACGCCGGATGCCATCAATTTCATGGCAAAACATGGCCGCGGTCTTATCTGTCTCGCGATGACGCAGGAGCGTTGTGACCGTCTGGGGCTGCATCTTATGCCGCAGACCAATTCGAGCCGTTTTGGAACGGCCTTCACCGTTTCCATCGAAGCCCGCGAAGGGGTGACGACGGGCATTTCCGCGCCGGATCGGGCCCGAACCATTGCGGTTGCCTGCGACCCGAATGCAACGGATAGTGATATCACGACGCCAGGGCATGTCTTCCCGCTTGTAGCGCGTGACGGTGGCGTTTTGGTCCGCACCGGCCACACCGAGGCGGCGGTTGATATTTCCCGCCTCGCCGGGATGAGCCCGGCCGGTGTCATTTGTGAAATCATGAATGACGACGGTGAAATGGCCCGTTTGCCGGACCTGATCAAATTCGCCCAGTACCATGGATTGAAAGTGGGGGCGATTGCGGATCTGATTGCTTACCGCCGACGCTATGACCACATGGTAAAGCGTGTGGAGGAAATGCCCTTCACATCGAAGCATGGGGGCGAATTCAAGCTTTGCGTTTATGTGAACGAGTTGAGTTATGCGGAACATGTTGTCCTGGTTAAAGGTGACATTACCCATGGCGGTCCGGTTCTGGTCCGTATGCATGCCATGCATGTCCTGGAGGATGTGCTGGGTGACGTGTCTACGGGCAAGGCCGGGGATCTGCAGCGGTCGTTGGAGATCATCGGTGAGGAAGGCCGTGGTGTTGTCGTGTTGATCCGCGAGCCACATGCCAAATCCCTGTCGGATCAGGTGAAGCAGCGCCTGGACAAACCGACCTCGCGTGAAGAGGATGGTCACCATGAACTCCGCGACTATGGCGTTGGCGCCCAGATTCTTCTGGACCTCGGCATCAGTGAAATGGAGTTGCTGTCCAACACGGATAAGACCATCATTGGTCTGGATGGCTATGGCCTCACAGTCGTTGGGCGTCGTCCGATCGACTAAGGGGCTTGATTGATGAGCCGCAATCGTTGATAACCCAGCCTCTTTCCGGCAGGGCTGAAAATGCCGGGACAGATATTATTTGAAATGGAAAGACGGAAGATGGCTGATAAGAAACCGCATATAATGATCGTAGAAGCGCGTTTTTACGACGACATTGCCAATGAATTGGCAAATGGTGCGATTGAGGCTCTCGAAGCGGCTGGCGCGACATATGAGCGGTTCGAGGTTGCCGGGGCCTTTGAAATTCCCTCTGCCATTTCCTATGCTCTGATCCACGAAGAGATGGAAGACAAACAGCGTTTCGACGGATACATCGCGCTTGGTTGTGTTATTCGCGGTGAAACGTCGCACTATGACTATGTTTGTGGCGAAAGTGCCCGCGGCCTGATGCAGCTTTCCATGGATTATGGTTTGGCTGTGGCGAATGGCATTCTCACTGTTGAGAACAGCGATCAGGCCTGGGCCCGCGCGGCGCGCGACCAGAAGAACAAAGGTGGCGAGGTGGCAAAAGCCTGCCTCGGTATGATTGACTTGAAGCGGCAATTTGGGTTGTAAGCGGGATGAGTGTACCGAAAGGAAAAGGTAAGCGTCGGCGCGCGGCCAGATTGGCGGCGGTCCAGGGACTTTATGAAATGGACCTCGTCGGGCATAGCCTGATTGAAGTCTTGGGCGCATTTTCTACCCGTGGCGCCACGGCGGACCTGGATGGTCAGGAAGTGGCCGCGGATAGCAGTCTGTTCCAGGATCTGGTGAAGGGTGTTACCGAGAGAAAAGACGATCTGGACCGGGTCCTGAACGAAGCGATGTCCGGCCGGACGGTAGACCGTCTGGAAGTGCTGATGCGCTCCATCCTGCGCGCAGGCGCCTATGAGATCATCAGCCGTTCCGACATTGACCCGCCTCTGACCATCAGTGAATACCTGACGGTAACCTCCTCATTTTATGGCGGCGGCGAACCGGCCTTTGTGAATGGCGTATTGGACCGGTTGGTCAAGACCGTCGATGCGGATGACTTCGGCATTGAGGATGTCCCCAATCTGGTTGGTGACGAAGACACTGCGCCGGATGACGCCGACGAAAGTTCCGATGACTAAGAAAGCCGGCAAAGGAGAGTTTGGCCGCATCCGGGACTACTTCGCACCGCTGACTGAAGGGCGTGCAGGTAGTTTCAACTTGAAGGATGACGCCGCCTGGCTCGACTTTCCGACATCGGAACATCTAGTGATCACCACGGACATGCTTGTTCGTGGTGTTCATTTTCTGGGGGATGAGACACCGGCGGCGATCGCGGCAAAAGCCTTGCGGGTAAACCTCTCCGATCTGGCAGGAAAGGGGGCTTGTCCGCTCGCCTATTCTTTGGGGTTGGCACTGCCGTCTGATGTTGAGGACGCATGGGTCGAACAGTTTGCCGCGGGCCTGGCGGAAGACCAGAAACGATATGGGCTGTATCTTTTAGGCGGCGACAGCGTTTCGACGCCGGGCCCGATTACCATATCAATCACGACATACGGCACCATTCCCAAGGATTGCTATCCCAGCCGCACAGCGGGACGGGTCGGTGACCATCTATATGTTAGCGGTACAATAGGGGATGGTGCCTTGGGCTTGCTGGCCGCCAGGGGGGTGTTCGGCCAGTCCGGGATTTCTGATCGATTGGTGGAGCGCTATCGCTATCCACAGCCTCGGATTCAGTTAGGGCAGCTACTGCGGGGTAAGGTCTCGGCCTCAATGGATATTTCCGATGGGCTGGTGGGGGATTTGAGTGCCCTTGCGAAAGCATCCGGCTGCTGTGCCGGAATAAACAGCTTTGATGTCCCATTGTCCGAGTCGGCTGCTGCTCTTATCGCAGAGGAGCCGAGCCTGCTGGAAACGGCTCTTACTGGCGGCGACGACTATGAGTTGCTGTTTGCTGTTCCTCCACGCTCCGTGGAGGCGGTGAAACAGGCGGCAAGTCTGGCGAATACACCGATCCAACAAATCGGGATGCTACGCGCGGGGGATCCTTCCGGTGATGTCTTTGTTTCCGACCGTGAAGGAAAGCGGCTGGAATTTATCCAGGAAAAATATACACATACTTGACGGCGCGATTGCCTTCATGGCCACATAGGTGCCGGAATCATGAAAAAACTTATCCTTTTACTTATTGTATTACTCTTGTTGCTGGGGGCCATCGGTGGTGGCGCCTACTACTATTTCTTCAAACGACCAACGGACGAGACGGCGACCGAAGAAGTTGTCAGTGAACCGCTGCCGGAATTTGAAGAAATTGATTCACTGTCAATTCCGGTCATCCGCAATGGCAGTGTGAAGAAATTTGTGCTGTTGAAAGTTGCTGTTGAGTTGACGGATGGTGATTATAGAACAAGAGTGCAGTCCTATATGCCACGTCTCAAAGATGCCTACCTGCGCGAATTGCATGGTTATTTTGCAACGGTACCTGTCGATGACCCGGTAAACGTTCGTGCAGTTGCGACCCGATTGATGAAGGCAAGCGCCCGTGTATTGGGGAAAGGTGTCGTGAAAGATATCCTTGTGCAAGGGGTCTATGAGCGTAAAAGCAGCTAAGACGTTATACAATCATTCGCTAAAAGGACAGTCTGTGTATGACACACACGATAGTGGATAGAGGGCCGATGAAGCGCAATGTGGCGCTGCTTTCTGCGTGTCTCGCTCTTTCGACGACCGGCGTGACGGTGACCGCGGTTGTGTCTGCACTTGCTGGCAAGATGCTTGCGCCGGACGGGATGTGGACATTGCCACTGGCGCTGCAGTTCATTGGGATGACCGTGATGGCCATTCCCGCCAATACGATCATGAACTGGATTGGCCGACGTGCCGGGTTCACCCTGGGACAGCTTATCGGGATTGGTGGCGCCTTTCTGTCCTACTATGCAATCATCGAGCTTGATTATGAGTTGCTCTGTGTCGGTGGGCTGTTGCTGGGCTTCCATAATGCTTTTTGGAATGGCTTTCGCTTTGCTGCGACGGAAACGGCCACGGAAAGCTTCAAGAACAAGGCTATTTCCTATGTCCTTGCCGGTGGTGTTATTTCGGCAATCATCGGGCCTGAGATAGCAAAATTCAGCAAGGATTTGATGGCGCCTGCCACTTATGCCGGTTCCTATCTGGTGATTGTCCTGCTGTGTTGCATCACAATTGCGATTTTGCAGTTCATCCGTATTCCCCGGCCCAAGCGTCATGAGCTCAAGGATACCGGCAGGCCGCTTGGGCAAATCATCAAGCAGCCGACATTTATCGCGGCGGCATTGGCGGCGGCAATCGGTTACGGCAGCATGTCGCTGATCATGACGGCAACCATGCCGGCCATGGAAATCTGCGGTTTCGGCTTTGACGAATCGGCCTTTGTCATCCAATGGCACGCCATTGCCATGTTTGCCCCAAACTTTTTCACGGGAAGCCTCATTCAGCGCTTTGGGGTCTTGAATGTTATCACGACAGGGATCGTCCTGATGTTTGCCTGTATTGCGGTTAACCTCAGTGGCATCGAATACCTTCAGTTCCTGAGTGGGCTGGTCGCCCTCGGTCTGGCGTGGAACTTTATGTTCGTAGGCGGCACCACCTTGCTGACGGAATGCTATCGCAGTGAAGAGCGGTTCAAGGTCCAGGGTCTGAATGACTTTATCGTCTATGGGATGATGTCGTTATCCAGCCTGAGTTCGGGGATATTGTTGCAGAAGTTTGGATGGGTAGCGGTGAACACGGCTGTTATCCTGCCGATATTGGTTGTGACGGGGGTTATGATCTGGGTGCGGGTGCTCCGGAACCGTCAGGCCCGGAGCTTGTCCGCGGCAGAATAAAGAAAAGGCGCAGCCGCGTCTGGCGGTTGCGCCCCATCACAAAGCGGCAGAATAACAGGTGTTATTTTGAACCCTGCCCAGGGCTAAAGCGCCCGACGTTGCCCAGTAGCTGCTCTATAAAGCCCAGGCTATGTCCCGACGTCGGCGTAACGCGCTCCTGCAGGGCAATCTTGCGAAGGTCGTCTTTCGTGTAGTGCTGCATCTGCTGAAGAATACCGCGATCATCGAAATAAAGCACCAGCACCTGATGATCGACGATTTCAGGCTCGAAAAAGGCCCATTGTTCCTTCCGCTGGCTCATATAATACCAGGTCTGCGAATCAAAGGTGCCGACCGTTGAAGGGGAGCCGAGCAGGCGCTGTACTTCAGCTTTATTGGAAGAGCCGACGTGAACCTGTTCCATTTGGGACGGTAAGGGGAGGTTGCCACGAATAGCAACCTTCGGGGAGCAGCCCGCAACGGCGAGGGCAAGGCCCGTTGCCGCAACAAATGCTTTCAATGCCTGTTTGGGACCACAGGTGTATGTCTTGTCGGTGAGGGGGCTCATCTTACCCATTTACCATGCCTTACTGGACTAATTCGATATTCATCAACAGGCTGTATTAACGCCTTTTCAAATGGTGACAGTGTTGATAAGTCCTGCGCTGTCGACCAAGTTGTGGCAAAATTACACTGGTGGCCCGTTCTGTCAATGGAACCCTGTGCGGGGAGAGCGGCAAGCGGACCTCGGCCGCGTCAGAATTGTCGATTGTTCCGGCTACTAATCCAGATAGGTGACGCATGGTATTTAAATGGGCAAAGCGGGTCTTTACCGCATCTTCAGACGAGGTGACTGCCGAACGCCTGTATTTGGCACTTGTCGAACAATCCCGACAGCATGCCTTCTATGCGGAATATGGTGTATCCGATTCGGTTGATGGCCGGTTCGATATGATTGCCGTACACCTTTTCCTTATTCTCGACAGACTGCATGATGAGGCCAAGGCCGCCGGTGCTTCCCAGGCGCTGGTCAACCGGGTAGTTGCGGATATGGACAACAGCCTGCGTGAAATGGGTGTTGGCGATATGAGTGTGGGCAAGAAAGTCCAGACCATGGCCAAGGCCCTGTATGGTCGACTGGAGGCTTATAGTCAGGGGTTTGATGAAGAGGATAACGAGAGCCTGGTAAAGGCGCTGGAACGCAATGTCTATCGCTCTGAAAAGCCTGTCGGGGCGAATGCGGTGCGGTTGGCGGCATATATGCGCAGACAGGCCGCTGTTCTTGCGGAACAATCCGTTGAAGAATTCCTGGCGGGCCATGTTCAATTTGCTGATGAAGGAGAAGCCGAATGACCCATAGTGAAGAGGCAGAACACCTGGTCGGCGAATATCATGTTGAGGTTGTCGTGGAGGAATTGCCCCGGACAGGGCGTCATTTCATCCTTGAACCCGATTCGGAGATACGCGACGCCCTGGCGGAGCGATTTGGTTTGCTGTCCTTGTCCGCTTTGCGTGGGGAGATGCATGTAAAGGCCCTGGCGGGGGCGCCAATCTATCGCGTTACAGGCCGTATCGAGGCTGCCTGTGAGCAACCTTGTGTCGTGACCTTGAGGCCTGTTGAACAAAGCATCAATGAGGAGTTTGAGCTGGAGTTTGCGCCGGGGGTTGATCTGCCGGACGAACTTGATCTGACTCTGGAGGATGATGATCCATGCGAACCGATCATCAACGGCAAGATCGACCTCGGTGAGTTGTTGGCTCAACAGCTCGCCTTGGCGCTGGATCCCTATCCTCGTGCCTCCGATGCAGATCTGGAGAAAATTTGCGATGAAGCCGCGAAAAGTGGCCGTGAGTTTGAGGTTAATGCCGGAAAAGCGAGCCCGTTCGGAGCCCTTTCCAAGCTGAAAACAGAGAAAAAGTGAGGATTTCCGTAATAGTGTCTTGCGGTATCCCTGCTTTTTCGTTATTTACCCTCCCGTTTCGCGGGTTTGCTTTCGGGCGGCCCGGGGAAATCGGATTTCACTCTAGTACGAGTAGTTAAGATGGCTGTTCCTAAGAGAAAGGTGAGCCAGTCGCGCCGCGATATGCGCCGGGCTCACGATGCGTTGAAAAACAATGCTTACCAGGAATGTGCAAACTGTGGCGAGCTGAAACGCCCGCACCACGTTTGCGGTTCCTGTGGTCACTACGGCGACCGCGAGGTTGTTGAGGCCTCTGCGTAATCCTTGTGATCACGACAGTTGAAGGCATCGGTGAATAAGTCACTGGTCATTTCACTTGACGGCATGGGGGGCGATAACGCCCCCGATATTGTCGTTAAGGGGGCGGCGCTGGCCCGGGAGAGACTTCCCCAGGCCAGCTTTCTGCTTTATGGCGACCAAAAACGTTTAAAACCGCTTGTCGATGCACAGCCGCATCTAAAAGGTTGTGTTGATATTCGCCATACCGACCAGGTTGT
The Aestuariispira ectoiniformans genome window above contains:
- a CDS encoding DMT family transporter, translating into MKSPLLIAWACVLSASLCFAVLFAMPRFANADLSWAQIAFVRYLGGFVCVTFYGLISGRWRRQVTRNYWHIHVPRALFGIGTVGCIVYATRSLAYSDAIAVGFSKGGFVLLFSALLLREAVGAVRCVGLCLSFAGALVILSNEQGGLSMDIFSGAGGIALLGAIFMAGEVVLLKMATLKDNALGMLAWVNGTGMIVALCLSLPDGMPDMNWSLLPVILMGPIAVFGQMLNYFGHRQADASFLAPLGYTTIVYSIVIGWVAFSESLSFVGAVGAFLVIAGGAISARTPLNTLVSPVRIGRV
- a CDS encoding riboflavin synthase, with protein sequence MFTGIVSDIGQISGVEKRGDTRFVIETSYDPDTIDLGASIACSGVCLTVVEKGTDDAGQNWFAVDASEETLSLSSCRNWDIGTKVNLERALRLGDELGGHFVLGHVDGLAKIASREAEGDSHRFTFEVPKDLMKFIAPKGSVVLNGVSLTINEIYTPETGQNFVGFGVNIIPHTAEHTTFGDAKPGDPVNIEVDSMARYVARLMEHKD
- the ribB gene encoding 3,4-dihydroxy-2-butanone-4-phosphate synthase, translated to MAFLSPIEDIIEDARNGRMFILVDDEDRENEGDLVIPAQMATPDAINFMAKHGRGLICLAMTQERCDRLGLHLMPQTNSSRFGTAFTVSIEAREGVTTGISAPDRARTIAVACDPNATDSDITTPGHVFPLVARDGGVLVRTGHTEAAVDISRLAGMSPAGVICEIMNDDGEMARLPDLIKFAQYHGLKVGAIADLIAYRRRYDHMVKRVEEMPFTSKHGGEFKLCVYVNELSYAEHVVLVKGDITHGGPVLVRMHAMHVLEDVLGDVSTGKAGDLQRSLEIIGEEGRGVVVLIREPHAKSLSDQVKQRLDKPTSREEDGHHELRDYGVGAQILLDLGISEMELLSNTDKTIIGLDGYGLTVVGRRPID
- a CDS encoding 6,7-dimethyl-8-ribityllumazine synthase — its product is MADKKPHIMIVEARFYDDIANELANGAIEALEAAGATYERFEVAGAFEIPSAISYALIHEEMEDKQRFDGYIALGCVIRGETSHYDYVCGESARGLMQLSMDYGLAVANGILTVENSDQAWARAARDQKNKGGEVAKACLGMIDLKRQFGL
- the nusB gene encoding transcription antitermination factor NusB yields the protein MSVPKGKGKRRRAARLAAVQGLYEMDLVGHSLIEVLGAFSTRGATADLDGQEVAADSSLFQDLVKGVTERKDDLDRVLNEAMSGRTVDRLEVLMRSILRAGAYEIISRSDIDPPLTISEYLTVTSSFYGGGEPAFVNGVLDRLVKTVDADDFGIEDVPNLVGDEDTAPDDADESSDD
- the thiL gene encoding thiamine-phosphate kinase, translating into MTKKAGKGEFGRIRDYFAPLTEGRAGSFNLKDDAAWLDFPTSEHLVITTDMLVRGVHFLGDETPAAIAAKALRVNLSDLAGKGACPLAYSLGLALPSDVEDAWVEQFAAGLAEDQKRYGLYLLGGDSVSTPGPITISITTYGTIPKDCYPSRTAGRVGDHLYVSGTIGDGALGLLAARGVFGQSGISDRLVERYRYPQPRIQLGQLLRGKVSASMDISDGLVGDLSALAKASGCCAGINSFDVPLSESAAALIAEEPSLLETALTGGDDYELLFAVPPRSVEAVKQAASLANTPIQQIGMLRAGDPSGDVFVSDREGKRLEFIQEKYTHT
- a CDS encoding MFS transporter, with protein sequence MTHTIVDRGPMKRNVALLSACLALSTTGVTVTAVVSALAGKMLAPDGMWTLPLALQFIGMTVMAIPANTIMNWIGRRAGFTLGQLIGIGGAFLSYYAIIELDYELLCVGGLLLGFHNAFWNGFRFAATETATESFKNKAISYVLAGGVISAIIGPEIAKFSKDLMAPATYAGSYLVIVLLCCITIAILQFIRIPRPKRHELKDTGRPLGQIIKQPTFIAAALAAAIGYGSMSLIMTATMPAMEICGFGFDESAFVIQWHAIAMFAPNFFTGSLIQRFGVLNVITTGIVLMFACIAVNLSGIEYLQFLSGLVALGLAWNFMFVGGTTLLTECYRSEERFKVQGLNDFIVYGMMSLSSLSSGILLQKFGWVAVNTAVILPILVVTGVMIWVRVLRNRQARSLSAAE
- a CDS encoding outer membrane protein assembly factor BamE, translated to MGKMSPLTDKTYTCGPKQALKAFVAATGLALAVAGCSPKVAIRGNLPLPSQMEQVHVGSSNKAEVQRLLGSPSTVGTFDSQTWYYMSQRKEQWAFFEPEIVDHQVLVLYFDDRGILQQMQHYTKDDLRKIALQERVTPTSGHSLGFIEQLLGNVGRFSPGQGSK
- a CDS encoding ubiquinol-cytochrome C chaperone family protein; translated protein: MVFKWAKRVFTASSDEVTAERLYLALVEQSRQHAFYAEYGVSDSVDGRFDMIAVHLFLILDRLHDEAKAAGASQALVNRVVADMDNSLREMGVGDMSVGKKVQTMAKALYGRLEAYSQGFDEEDNESLVKALERNVYRSEKPVGANAVRLAAYMRRQAAVLAEQSVEEFLAGHVQFADEGEAE
- a CDS encoding DUF177 domain-containing protein, with the translated sequence MTHSEEAEHLVGEYHVEVVVEELPRTGRHFILEPDSEIRDALAERFGLLSLSALRGEMHVKALAGAPIYRVTGRIEAACEQPCVVTLRPVEQSINEEFELEFAPGVDLPDELDLTLEDDDPCEPIINGKIDLGELLAQQLALALDPYPRASDADLEKICDEAAKSGREFEVNAGKASPFGALSKLKTEKK
- the rpmF gene encoding 50S ribosomal protein L32 is translated as MAVPKRKVSQSRRDMRRAHDALKNNAYQECANCGELKRPHHVCGSCGHYGDREVVEASA